From the genome of Rhizobium sp. NXC24, one region includes:
- a CDS encoding amino acid ABC transporter ATP-binding protein yields MNSKQPSTAVEVVNLGKSYGSYQVLFDVNLKVARGEKIVICGPSGSGKSTLIRCLNKLEDHQSGTIRVLGTELNDDIENINEIRREVGMVFQHFNLFPHLTVLENCILAPMLVRKQDRKTAEAQAMTYLERVKIPQKAGAYPGELSGGQQQRVAIARALCMKPEIMLFDEPTSALDPEMISEVLDVMAELAQGGMTMLCVTHEMGFARKVADRVVFMDKGSIVEEAPPSEFFDNPKHERSKAFLSQILGH; encoded by the coding sequence ATGAACAGCAAGCAGCCGTCGACGGCCGTTGAGGTCGTCAATCTTGGGAAATCCTATGGAAGCTACCAAGTGCTTTTCGATGTGAACCTCAAGGTGGCGAGGGGGGAGAAGATCGTCATCTGCGGGCCTTCCGGTTCCGGCAAGTCGACCTTGATCCGGTGCTTGAACAAGCTGGAGGATCATCAGTCCGGTACCATCCGTGTTCTCGGCACCGAATTGAACGACGATATCGAGAACATCAATGAGATCCGCCGCGAGGTCGGCATGGTCTTCCAGCACTTCAACCTGTTTCCCCACCTGACTGTGCTCGAGAACTGCATCCTTGCACCCATGCTGGTCCGCAAGCAGGACCGCAAGACGGCGGAAGCGCAGGCGATGACCTATCTCGAGCGGGTCAAGATTCCGCAAAAGGCCGGCGCCTATCCGGGCGAATTGTCCGGTGGCCAGCAGCAGCGCGTCGCGATTGCGCGGGCGCTCTGCATGAAGCCGGAGATCATGTTGTTCGATGAGCCGACATCGGCACTCGATCCTGAGATGATTTCCGAAGTGCTCGACGTGATGGCCGAACTCGCCCAAGGCGGCATGACCATGCTGTGCGTCACGCACGAAATGGGCTTTGCCCGCAAGGTCGCGGACCGCGTGGTCTTCATGGATAAGGGCAGCATCGTCGAAGAGGCGCCGCCCTCCGAGTTCTTCGACAATCCGAAGCACGAGCGTTCGAAAGCCTTTCTCAGCCAGATTCTGGGGCATTGA
- a CDS encoding N,N-dimethylformamidase beta subunit family domain-containing protein: protein MLIGYTDRYSARAGETIEVKVSSSFRCDYRADLVRLYSADPNPKGPGMDARPVPAAFEGTYPSVEKSAYPGSYALIPLAGQDDIRGATVSIRFQPRLEKDRPQTMLSLKAANGRAVSVSIEADGPTVDFDGTVTPVACRLELGVWYELRLGLTAADVRLAFYVVATGERIAHASVARPDNDGIFAELSLAARRRGDDASFMAHFFNGRLENPAITRGLHLPDALGPLPADDGAVLASWDFAQGIPTDTIRDRGPKSLDGKLVNLPARAVRGSRWTGAEMCWRHAPDEYAAIHFHEDDLHDCGWETDFRFDIPSDLQSGVYGIRLRCEGAEDIIPFFVRPAAGGKNAKIAVLFSTFTYQAYCNYPRTNYGPAYIARREAWGGYPHHPAQFPQFGRSLYDVHPDDSGVMFSSALRPQLLMRPGFFAYLDDKGSGLRHFPADMHLIAWCAAKDIAVDVVTDHDLDAEGVAALAGYDLVLTVSHPEYHTGRSLDAIQDFIRDGGNFGYLGGNGFYWRVATSAAFPGAIEMRRCESGVRMWQAETGEFYHAFDGHYGGLWLKNDRPPQRLVGIGMSAQGPFDASYYRRTAASRTPNFAWLFEGIEEEIIGDFGFSGGGAAGFELDCVDPSLGTPVETVVLASSEGHSAEYSCVPERIWNPDVHTREWQAEQIRADLCFLPMKGGNFVFSTGSIMFCGSLPANGYDNNVSRLLENLVRRCV from the coding sequence ATGCTGATCGGCTATACGGACAGATATTCGGCGCGGGCTGGCGAGACCATTGAGGTCAAGGTTTCGAGCAGCTTCCGCTGCGATTATCGGGCCGATCTGGTCCGCCTCTATTCGGCGGATCCGAACCCAAAAGGGCCGGGCATGGATGCACGTCCTGTACCCGCAGCCTTCGAGGGAACATATCCCTCCGTTGAGAAATCCGCTTACCCGGGCTCCTACGCCCTGATACCGCTTGCCGGGCAGGACGATATTCGCGGCGCCACGGTCTCGATCCGGTTCCAGCCGCGGCTGGAGAAGGATCGCCCGCAAACGATGCTTTCGCTGAAGGCCGCCAATGGTCGAGCGGTTTCCGTCAGCATCGAAGCGGATGGTCCGACCGTCGATTTTGACGGCACTGTTACACCCGTCGCCTGTCGGCTCGAACTCGGCGTCTGGTATGAATTACGGCTCGGTTTGACGGCTGCCGACGTCAGGCTGGCCTTTTATGTGGTCGCCACGGGAGAGCGGATTGCTCATGCCTCTGTGGCCCGGCCCGACAATGACGGGATATTCGCCGAGCTGTCGCTCGCGGCCCGGAGGAGAGGGGATGACGCCTCCTTTATGGCGCACTTCTTCAATGGGCGGCTCGAAAACCCTGCGATCACCCGTGGTCTTCATTTGCCGGACGCCCTCGGGCCGCTTCCGGCGGATGACGGCGCGGTCCTCGCCTCCTGGGATTTCGCGCAGGGCATCCCCACCGACACGATCCGGGATCGGGGGCCGAAATCGCTCGACGGCAAGCTGGTAAATCTGCCCGCCCGTGCAGTGCGAGGATCGCGGTGGACCGGCGCGGAGATGTGCTGGCGGCATGCGCCGGACGAATATGCCGCCATTCATTTCCATGAAGACGACCTGCATGATTGCGGCTGGGAAACAGATTTCCGCTTCGATATTCCCTCTGATCTCCAAAGCGGCGTCTACGGGATAAGGCTCCGCTGCGAAGGGGCTGAAGACATCATTCCGTTTTTTGTCCGTCCCGCTGCTGGCGGCAAAAATGCGAAGATCGCCGTTCTCTTTTCTACATTCACCTACCAAGCCTATTGCAACTATCCGAGGACGAATTACGGCCCGGCCTATATCGCTCGGCGCGAGGCCTGGGGCGGCTATCCGCATCATCCGGCCCAATTTCCCCAGTTCGGGCGTTCGCTCTATGACGTGCATCCCGACGATAGTGGGGTGATGTTCAGTTCAGCCCTGCGGCCACAGCTTTTGATGCGGCCCGGCTTCTTCGCCTATCTGGACGACAAAGGATCGGGGCTGCGGCATTTTCCGGCCGATATGCACCTCATTGCGTGGTGCGCGGCAAAAGACATCGCGGTCGACGTGGTGACGGATCACGATCTCGACGCGGAGGGCGTCGCAGCACTGGCCGGTTACGATCTGGTGCTGACGGTGAGCCATCCGGAATACCATACCGGCCGCTCGCTCGACGCGATCCAGGATTTCATCCGGGATGGCGGCAATTTCGGCTATCTCGGCGGCAACGGCTTCTATTGGCGCGTCGCAACGAGCGCGGCGTTTCCCGGCGCGATCGAAATGCGCCGCTGCGAAAGCGGCGTCAGAATGTGGCAAGCCGAGACCGGAGAATTTTACCATGCCTTCGACGGGCACTATGGCGGCCTCTGGCTGAAGAACGACCGGCCGCCCCAGAGGCTCGTCGGCATCGGAATGTCGGCACAGGGTCCGTTCGACGCCTCGTACTATCGCCGCACCGCTGCCTCGCGCACTCCGAACTTCGCCTGGCTGTTCGAGGGCATCGAGGAGGAGATTATCGGCGACTTCGGTTTTTCCGGCGGCGGCGCGGCGGGCTTCGAACTGGACTGCGTTGATCCCTCCCTCGGCACACCGGTCGAAACCGTCGTGCTCGCATCGTCCGAGGGACACTCGGCCGAATATAGTTGTGTGCCGGAAAGGATCTGGAACCCGGACGTCCATACGCGCGAATGGCAAGCGGAGCAGATCAGAGCAGATCTTTGTTTCCTGCCGATGAAAGGGGGAAACTTCGTGTTTTCAACCGGGTCGATCATGTTCTGCGGAAGCCTGCCCGCGAACGGATACGACAACAACGTCTCGCGGCTTCTGGAGAATCTCGTGCGACGTTGCGTGTAG
- a CDS encoding aspartate aminotransferase family protein, with amino-acid sequence MSLSNSIKDKDLASHLHPFTNLARHQDVGPFVIERGEGIYVFDDQGRRYIEAMSGLWSAGLGFGEKRLVHAATRQLEKLPYYHSFTHKAHAPAIELASKLAELAPGNLNHVHFTNSGSEANDTVVKMVWYINNALGRPQKKKFLARQHGYHGSTVASASLTGLPASHRDFDLPAIPVRHLTAPYFYRFGLPGETEMEFSARLARQLEDTILAEGPETIAAFIGEPLIAAGGVIPAPAGYWSYVQDLCRRYDILLVADEIITAFGRLGTMFGSEYYGFQPDIMVLSKQLTSSYQPLAAIVISDALNEVLVENSGKIGTFAHGFTTTGHPVATAVALENIAIIEERGLVAHARDLGERLQAGLRQFSSHPLVGDVRGAGLVSGVELVADKHTKAAFERRGDLGAYVFRRAHEHGLIIRSIYDTIAFCPPLITTDEQLDVLLDAFSRTLDDAAKWVETEGLK; translated from the coding sequence ATGAGCCTTTCAAATTCGATCAAGGACAAGGACCTCGCGTCCCACCTGCATCCGTTCACCAATCTGGCCCGCCATCAGGACGTCGGGCCTTTCGTGATCGAGCGGGGCGAAGGCATCTACGTGTTCGACGATCAGGGGCGCAGATACATCGAAGCCATGTCGGGGCTTTGGAGTGCCGGTCTGGGATTTGGCGAGAAGCGGCTGGTTCATGCTGCGACACGGCAATTGGAGAAATTGCCCTACTACCACAGCTTCACACACAAGGCGCATGCGCCTGCCATCGAACTGGCGTCAAAGCTTGCGGAGCTTGCCCCGGGCAATCTCAACCATGTCCATTTCACCAATTCCGGCTCCGAAGCGAACGACACCGTCGTCAAGATGGTCTGGTACATCAACAATGCTCTCGGGCGGCCCCAGAAAAAGAAATTCCTGGCGCGCCAGCATGGCTATCACGGATCGACGGTGGCCTCCGCGAGCCTGACGGGCCTACCGGCAAGCCACCGGGATTTCGATCTCCCTGCGATACCCGTTCGGCATCTCACCGCGCCTTACTTTTATCGCTTCGGGCTTCCCGGCGAAACCGAAATGGAGTTCTCCGCGCGGTTGGCGCGGCAACTCGAGGATACGATCCTCGCCGAGGGGCCGGAGACGATCGCCGCTTTCATCGGCGAACCTCTGATCGCTGCCGGTGGGGTCATTCCTGCACCGGCAGGTTATTGGAGCTACGTCCAAGACCTCTGCCGGCGTTACGACATCCTCCTCGTCGCTGATGAGATTATCACGGCTTTCGGTCGCCTCGGAACCATGTTCGGTTCGGAATATTATGGCTTCCAGCCGGATATAATGGTGCTGTCCAAACAATTGACGTCCTCCTACCAGCCACTGGCGGCAATCGTAATCTCCGATGCGCTGAACGAGGTGCTTGTCGAAAACAGCGGCAAGATTGGCACTTTCGCCCACGGCTTCACGACGACGGGACATCCCGTCGCCACGGCGGTCGCGCTGGAAAATATTGCCATCATCGAGGAGCGCGGCCTTGTCGCCCATGCGCGCGATCTCGGCGAGCGGCTGCAGGCCGGGTTACGGCAATTCTCCTCTCACCCGTTGGTAGGGGATGTTCGCGGAGCCGGCCTTGTCAGCGGTGTCGAGCTGGTCGCCGACAAGCACACAAAGGCAGCTTTTGAGCGCCGCGGCGATCTCGGCGCTTACGTTTTCCGACGTGCCCACGAGCACGGGCTGATCATTAGAAGCATCTACGACACCATCGCTTTCTGTCCGCCGCTGATCACGACGGACGAACAGCTCGATGTGCTTCTGGACGCCTTTTCGAGAACGCTCGACGACGCCGCAAAGTGGGTCGAGACGGAAGGGCTGAAGTGA
- the betC gene encoding choline-sulfatase — protein sequence MKPNILLVMCDQLTAIALSTYGNTVCKTPNLDALAAQGSVFENAYCNYPLCAPSRFALMSGRLPSRIGAYDNAAEFPAAVPTIAHYLRDAGYYTCISGKMHFVGPDQHHGYEDRLTTEIYPADFSWVPPKTYDELEDEETVAKGKVPFGVSSVETIADAAPLARSQQIDYDDEVARRATQHIYDWRRYGDGRPLFMTVSFTQPHDPYVITREFWDLYSDEGIDPPRTPKIALEDMDLHSRSLYFHYSLDKFDVTDEVYRRARRGYYGMISYVDRKLGELRQTLDDAGMADDTVIIFTSDHGDMIGERGLWFKKNLFEPAIRVPLIIFRPGAKQLSRISAPVSLIDLLPTFVDIAIGSTEAIITEHEGSSLLPLLDRDQPGRIAMAEHIDGGTKAPRVMLRCGAQKIVVSEAYPTQFYDLSADPCEMRNLADEPSRQADVARLMDIVRQTWDLGRLREDVMRSQRVRQFVNRAMQKGKAREWEHYPEPIREHTKFVRTGERFPDVERRSYLPYGDY from the coding sequence ATGAAACCGAACATCCTCCTGGTGATGTGCGATCAATTGACGGCGATCGCGCTCTCCACCTATGGCAATACCGTCTGCAAGACGCCCAACCTTGACGCGCTTGCCGCGCAGGGCTCGGTGTTCGAGAACGCCTATTGCAACTATCCGCTTTGTGCGCCTTCGCGTTTTGCGCTGATGAGCGGAAGGCTACCATCGCGGATCGGTGCATACGATAATGCCGCCGAGTTCCCCGCCGCGGTTCCGACCATTGCGCATTACCTGCGGGACGCCGGCTACTACACCTGCATTTCGGGGAAGATGCATTTCGTTGGGCCAGATCAGCATCACGGCTATGAAGATCGTCTGACCACGGAAATCTACCCCGCCGATTTCAGTTGGGTGCCGCCAAAAACCTACGACGAGCTTGAGGACGAGGAGACAGTCGCGAAGGGTAAGGTGCCATTCGGGGTTTCCAGTGTCGAAACCATTGCCGACGCGGCGCCACTCGCGCGCTCACAGCAGATCGACTACGATGACGAGGTGGCGCGGCGGGCCACCCAACATATTTACGACTGGCGGCGATATGGCGATGGCCGTCCGCTGTTCATGACGGTTTCCTTTACCCAGCCGCACGACCCCTATGTCATCACGAGGGAATTCTGGGACCTCTATTCGGACGAGGGTATTGATCCGCCACGAACGCCGAAGATTGCGCTGGAGGATATGGACCTCCATAGCCGATCTCTTTACTTCCACTACAGCCTCGACAAATTCGATGTGACGGATGAGGTCTATCGCCGGGCGCGGCGGGGCTACTACGGCATGATCAGCTATGTCGACCGCAAGCTCGGCGAGTTGCGTCAGACGCTTGATGATGCCGGCATGGCCGACGACACCGTGATCATCTTCACCTCCGACCATGGCGATATGATCGGCGAGCGTGGGCTTTGGTTCAAGAAGAACCTGTTCGAACCGGCGATCCGGGTGCCCCTGATCATCTTCCGTCCGGGCGCCAAACAGCTTTCGCGGATCTCGGCGCCAGTGTCGCTGATCGATCTTCTGCCGACATTCGTGGACATCGCGATAGGCTCGACCGAGGCCATCATCACCGAACATGAGGGAAGCAGCCTGCTGCCGTTGCTCGACCGGGACCAGCCGGGTCGCATCGCCATGGCCGAACATATCGATGGCGGCACGAAAGCGCCGCGCGTCATGCTGAGGTGCGGGGCGCAGAAGATTGTCGTGTCCGAAGCCTATCCGACGCAGTTCTATGACTTGTCTGCCGATCCCTGTGAAATGCGCAATCTGGCGGACGAGCCTTCAAGGCAGGCCGATGTTGCCCGGCTCATGGACATAGTCCGACAGACATGGGACCTCGGCCGCTTGCGCGAGGACGTCATGCGAAGCCAACGCGTCCGTCAGTTCGTGAACCGGGCGATGCAGAAGGGCAAAGCGCGGGAATGGGAGCATTATCCGGAGCCCATCCGGGAACACACCAAATTCGTTCGCACGGGCGAACGCTTCCCCGATGTCGAGCGGCGCTCTTATTTGCCCTATGGCGACTACTGA